One Drosophila ananassae strain 14024-0371.13 chromosome XR, ASM1763931v2, whole genome shotgun sequence genomic window, TGCAGTGCAGCAGTGGATCCACTGGGCGAACGGCCTGCGAATTGCAGCATGAGGTGCGGCGCCATCTGAGGACTCTGATGTCGCAGCGGCTGGCGAACATGCTGAACGCCGACGAGAGTATTCAGTCGTACGGAATATACATTGCAGCCAGTATTGAGCCACCTTTTGTGCGCGATATCCTAACCGCAACCGTCGAGGACATCTACTTCCACCGGCCCCTACATCAGTTGGTGCGCCAGTTCGAACAGATCCATGCGGACCGCGATGAAGTCAGCTTCAAGATGATGATCGAGGCGGAGTTGGCGCTGTTCTGGAGGTACCAAGCCCTCCACGACAGCAACGCAGAGTTCCTGTTCAGTATGGCCCACATGGCCAGCAAGATACGCACCCACCACATGTACGCCAGTGTGACGCCGGACCTTCAGCGGCGGGTGGAAGCGATGGCAAGATCGTTGCCACCGGTTCTTGGCCTGCTCTTCAATCCGCAGGGCTTCTGTCTGCTGAGCCGCTCCGATCGCGAATACATATACACCGCCATAACCGACGAGTGGAACTACGGGCTGAACGGCAGGCAGGTCTTCACTTGGCACGAGAAGAACTACACGGACTCCGCCGGTTTGATTCGCGCCTTTGTCCATGATCAGAGCACTGGGAGGCCAGCCTTCACTCTTCGCGGGGAGCTATTCAAGTGGTACTACTTCGTGGATCCCACCGAGGACAACCGTGTGGCTGCCCTTCGGTCCGGCAGTCCCAGTTCGGCCACCAGTTCCTGGAGCATCAGCTACGTGGGCGATGCTCTGATCTTTCGCCAACGGGACCTCACCATGTGCGCCACCGACAAAAGGGACGGCGATCGGCGTTTGATTAGGATGTTGGCGGGCCAGATGCACACACCACCGTCGGAGCAATGCCAGTGGCTGCCGATTGATTGTGCCACATCAATGTGAAAGGGACAGAGATAGGAGTGGCTGTTAAAACGatttgcattaaaaacatAATACTTTATCAAATggttacaaaatatatatttatttcgcATTTTAAACcctaaatatttatatacaaaTTCGCATAGCCTCCGTGCTT contains:
- the LOC6504962 gene encoding uncharacterized protein LOC6504962 yields the protein MMHLQLFLLLFLSLAFGEKLPLEPEFDGVQGILRRGANRGDKLQVFQSIWGAIRSDFTEDTDKVKGLYVQLGNYIRDEMQCSSGSTGRTACELQHEVRRHLRTLMSQRLANMLNADESIQSYGIYIAASIEPPFVRDILTATVEDIYFHRPLHQLVRQFEQIHADRDEVSFKMMIEAELALFWRYQALHDSNAEFLFSMAHMASKIRTHHMYASVTPDLQRRVEAMARSLPPVLGLLFNPQGFCLLSRSDREYIYTAITDEWNYGLNGRQVFTWHEKNYTDSAGLIRAFVHDQSTGRPAFTLRGELFKWYYFVDPTEDNRVAALRSGSPSSATSSWSISYVGDALIFRQRDLTMCATDKRDGDRRLIRMLAGQMHTPPSEQCQWLPIDCATSM